In the genome of Lathyrus oleraceus cultivar Zhongwan6 chromosome 4, CAAS_Psat_ZW6_1.0, whole genome shotgun sequence, the window ccaaactccttttggggatatgcgctattgacagcagcttacacacttagccgtgttccatccaaaaaggttgataagacaccatatgagatatggagtggtaagagaccacatatgtcttacatgaagatttggggttgcgaagtttatgtgaaacgacaaatttcaactaagcttgagcccaaatctgacagatgcttatttgtggggtatcctaaagaaacaaaagggtattacttctacaatccttctgagggtaaagtgtttgtcgctcgaactggagttttcctagaaaaggattttatttccaaaggaacaagtgggaggaaagtagagcttgaagaaattcaagaatcacaaagcatcgatacacctatggaggaattagagctggaaacacaagtggttgtggaagagcaacctgctcaagtagaacaagaccagcgtaggtcaagtaggatacgtcacctacctgagagatatggatatctcataatagatcaaggtgatgtattactcatggatcaagatgagcatgtgacctaccaagaggccataacttgtcccgagtctgagaagtggctagaagccatgaaatctgaaatggattccatgtacacaaaccaagtttggaccttggtagagcctcctataggagttaatcctataggatgcaagtggatcttcaaaaagaagactgacatggatgataaggtacatacctataaagcaagactggttgcaaaaggatataaacaaattcatggttCTTCTTGGGTAATAACTCCTAAGATTTGAGACTCAATTGAAGATGGTGACCTATAAGTCCTCTCTGAGTATATAGGTCGGGGAATTGTAGGAGAAAATTTTACTCCTGCAAGGTTAACCTTAATGGTTGAATCAATAGAGTTTCTAGTGTTGGATGTCGATCCAATGCTACTAGACTAATTGTAATGAAATGATTGGCTCCTATTAGTTTGAATCCTGACAGATCCATCAATATCCTGAATAACATCCCTATCAGACCTGGTTTTAATCTTTTCATATTTAACCACATCTTGCAAAATCCATTTCTGAGGGAATTTGTCAATAATATCAGAAGCAGTAAGAATCTTAGGGGTCATAACATTAGATCTGCTAAGATTGACTTCAATAATACATGTTTCATTTCTAGAAGTGGTTTTAAGAGATTTAAAATTATAACTAACATTAGAAATTTTGTAGGTAATTCTACTAATAACGTCTATGTTGACAACTCCAGGATTAAATGTGTCACTTAGGCCTTGAACATATATGACAAGTGAGTTTTTAGTGAATTCGTCAATTAAACTCATAGAGTAATTAGGATGGAAGTTAAAGTAAACTAAACCATCATTAAGGTTAGATTCAACTATAGCAATAGTTGAGTTATAAAAATCTTTAATATGAGTATCACGAAGGACTAACATAATAGGAGTGTTTAGCCCTAGTTTATGTAAAAGCTTTATAGCTATTTGGATTAATCCTAGATGGATATAACGATATCCTTCTCTAACATGATTTTCTAACATCTTTCTATTTAACAAATTAATGGTGTCATGTTTATTACATATAGATGTAGCAGATTTCGTAGTATGAATAATTTTTTTACTATAAAAATCAAACATGCTTATTTTATAAATttcttttaatttaatttttggCATAGACCAGTTAACGAATCTATTTTCCATTTCTTGAATTTCTAATTCCTGATTTTGGAAAGTATCTTAATCTAATTAAAATTTATCATTGTTTAAGGTAGCACAAACTAAGGTTCGGCTACTAATATTACTACATGAACTGCATCCTAATTCACTTAAAGCCTTTATGATTTGAGACTTAGTTACTAA includes:
- the LOC127137264 gene encoding uncharacterized protein LOC127137264, which codes for MLENHVREGYRYIHLGLIQIAIKLLHKLGLNTPIMLVLRDTHIKDFYNSTIAIVESNLNDGLVYFNFHPNYSMSLIDEFTKNSLVIYVQGLSDTFNPGVVNIDVISRITYKISNVSYNFKSLKTTSRNETCIIEVNLSRSNVMTPKILTASDIIDKFPQKWILQDVVKYEKIKTRSDRDVIQDIDGSVRIQTNRSQSFHYN